A part of Sediminispirochaeta bajacaliforniensis DSM 16054 genomic DNA contains:
- a CDS encoding TRAP transporter substrate-binding protein: protein MRKLIMVFAMAVMAATLGFANGQAEQGLGGGDPHQAAVTMKIEHNLPTTQAWQDGFTYIKDEMGMLYPNLDCTIYPNGQLAKGDWKIIFEQAQSNVVQITCESQVTLATLVPQLFALSTPFLFDDMDHLLRFMDTNPDYVQGWFDQLEEKNLKVLTYWPRGPRQLVNSRRPVVVPEDIRGLKFRVPAMDLFITTFNAMGAKPVPMPSGEIYTGIQLGTVCGEDNSLQTVCNTKTYEQCRYMNVWNYMADGVLVVVNKNWYDGLPEGFRADLDRVAKESTQVMLGLVKEREVSARRTMETYGIQFTDFTAEMKEPWKAKMGPVYASVEKLIGSQAWAKLQAGADATREK from the coding sequence ATGAGGAAGCTTATTATGGTGTTTGCGATGGCTGTGATGGCGGCGACGCTGGGGTTCGCCAACGGGCAGGCGGAGCAAGGCCTGGGGGGCGGGGATCCTCACCAGGCGGCGGTGACGATGAAGATCGAGCACAACCTGCCCACCACGCAGGCGTGGCAGGACGGGTTCACCTATATAAAGGACGAGATGGGGATGCTGTACCCCAACCTGGACTGCACAATCTACCCCAACGGACAGCTGGCGAAGGGGGATTGGAAGATCATCTTCGAGCAGGCGCAAAGCAACGTGGTGCAAATAACCTGCGAGAGTCAGGTGACGCTGGCAACGCTGGTGCCGCAGCTGTTTGCGTTGTCCACGCCGTTCTTGTTTGATGACATGGACCACTTGCTGCGGTTCATGGACACCAATCCCGACTACGTGCAGGGGTGGTTCGACCAGTTGGAGGAGAAGAACCTGAAGGTACTCACCTACTGGCCTCGGGGGCCGCGGCAGCTGGTGAACTCCAGGCGCCCGGTGGTGGTGCCGGAGGACATCCGCGGGCTGAAGTTCCGGGTTCCGGCGATGGACCTGTTCATCACGACGTTCAACGCGATGGGGGCTAAGCCGGTGCCGATGCCATCCGGGGAGATTTACACGGGTATCCAGCTGGGGACGGTGTGCGGGGAGGACAACTCGCTGCAGACGGTGTGCAACACGAAGACCTATGAGCAGTGTAGGTACATGAACGTGTGGAACTACATGGCCGACGGGGTGCTGGTGGTGGTGAACAAGAACTGGTACGACGGCCTGCCGGAGGGCTTCAGAGCTGATCTGGACCGGGTGGCGAAGGAGTCTACGCAGGTGATGCTCGGGCTGGTGAAGGAGCGAGAGGTGTCGGCCCGGCGGACAATGGAGACTTACGGGATCCAGTTCACAGACTTCACTGCGGAGATGAAGGAGCCGTGGAAGGCGAAGATGGGTCCGGTGTACGCGTCGGTGGAGAAGCTGATAGGCAGCCAGGCCTGGGCCAAGCTGCAGGCAGGAGCCGATGCGACCAGGGAGAAGTGA
- a CDS encoding SDR family NAD(P)-dependent oxidoreductase, which produces MEGLNGMCAIITGSAQGMGKGIALGLARRGVNVALCDLKWAELQETGDQIKTETGVHVLCRKVDISKQEEVENFVKEAETEFGRIDILVNNAGIHPLKPIEQISSEEWDLVFAVNVKSDFFFAKAVLPGMRKRKFGRIICISSEAGKNGGTVAALHYAASKGAVLGFVRNLAQQVGADGITVNAIAPGRIMTAMSGAVSPKENRKFIDMSITKSLGKPEDIAYAVCYLASREASFVTAETMAVNGGTLRD; this is translated from the coding sequence ATGGAAGGCTTGAACGGCATGTGTGCGATCATCACCGGATCTGCACAGGGAATGGGAAAAGGCATCGCATTGGGGCTGGCGCGTCGTGGTGTCAATGTAGCCCTCTGCGATCTGAAATGGGCGGAACTGCAAGAAACCGGTGACCAGATAAAGACAGAAACCGGAGTGCATGTCCTTTGCAGGAAGGTTGATATCTCAAAGCAGGAGGAAGTCGAGAATTTCGTCAAGGAAGCGGAGACGGAATTCGGCAGGATCGATATTTTGGTGAATAATGCCGGAATCCATCCCCTCAAACCGATCGAGCAGATCAGCAGCGAGGAATGGGATCTCGTCTTCGCCGTCAACGTAAAGAGCGATTTCTTCTTTGCAAAGGCTGTATTGCCCGGGATGCGCAAAAGAAAATTCGGCCGCATCATCTGCATCTCCTCTGAAGCCGGTAAAAACGGAGGTACGGTCGCCGCACTTCACTATGCTGCTTCCAAGGGCGCTGTCCTGGGCTTCGTGAGGAACCTTGCCCAGCAGGTCGGTGCCGATGGAATCACTGTCAACGCCATTGCTCCTGGGCGGATCATGACTGCGATGAGCGGTGCTGTTTCACCTAAGGAGAACCGGAAGTTCATCGATATGAGCATAACCAAAAGTCTGGGTAAACCGGAGGATATAGCCTATGCCGTATGTTACCTGGCCAGTCGTGAAGCATCGTTCGTGACGGCGGAGACAATGGCAGTGAACGGGGGTACCCTGAGGGATTGA
- a CDS encoding GntR family transcriptional regulator: MANSTVSKITFSDQATQIIKDRIISLEFKPGTRLIVETLSKEINVSMTPIREGLRSLVYQGLVEYDGKSYSVFNPDAKEVMNICDVRSTLECLSFRLASKHMSDREIQSLIVRYAKLNAATDAMMSRQFIAGDLLIHDTVREHTGNARLQELLLPLQLQYWLIRSWIFKKEYSSVVIQRTNEEHKNILEALKHRDEESLVKLVKVHMQRGRDFTLMSLDRFLDHGNETISSRFRAMEESSVQP; encoded by the coding sequence GTGGCCAACAGTACGGTAAGCAAGATTACGTTTAGCGATCAGGCAACCCAGATCATCAAGGACCGCATCATATCCTTGGAATTCAAGCCGGGTACCCGTTTGATCGTCGAAACATTGTCCAAGGAGATCAACGTTAGCATGACTCCCATCAGGGAGGGGCTGAGGTCGCTTGTATATCAGGGATTGGTGGAATATGACGGTAAAAGTTATTCTGTCTTCAATCCCGATGCCAAGGAAGTGATGAATATCTGCGATGTTAGGAGCACCCTGGAGTGTTTGTCGTTCCGCTTGGCTTCGAAGCATATGAGCGATCGGGAGATCCAGTCTTTGATCGTCCGTTATGCCAAGCTCAACGCGGCTACGGACGCAATGATGTCAAGGCAGTTCATCGCCGGGGACCTCCTGATCCATGATACCGTACGGGAACATACGGGGAACGCACGTCTGCAGGAGTTGCTACTGCCCTTGCAGCTGCAGTATTGGTTGATCCGAAGCTGGATATTCAAAAAAGAGTATTCTTCCGTGGTGATACAGCGGACAAACGAGGAACACAAGAACATATTGGAAGCCCTGAAGCATCGTGATGAGGAGAGCCTTGTAAAATTGGTGAAGGTCCATATGCAGCGGGGAAGGGATTTTACACTGATGAGCCTGGACCGTTTTCTTGACCATGGCAATGAGACGATCTCCAGTCGTTTCAGGGCAATGGAGGAGTCTTCTGTTCAGCCGTAG
- a CDS encoding transketolase, translating into MGSKIKELLADPNRRFSPAELAALAAWFRMEMFDVLHQRGTGHWGGSASSAELTTALYFNRMNIRPDKPDWEDRDRFVLSKGHASVNLYTVLASRGYFPIEELPAFRTLGSRLQGHPCMAKLCGVDMSTGALGHGISVGLGMALAAQLSGRKYWTYVMTGEGCLDEGQSWEALLMAAKYRPERFVLMVDYNKVQLDGTQDEILPLGPLVDKFRAFGWNVCPLSLDGNDTVDICRSFDWLDSDEIWPKVVIYDTVKGKGVSFSEGKNTWHGAKITDEAFEKGKPELMEDIRKKEAVL; encoded by the coding sequence ATGGGAAGTAAAATCAAGGAGCTGCTTGCAGATCCCAATCGTAGATTTTCCCCCGCGGAACTTGCTGCCTTGGCCGCCTGGTTTCGGATGGAAATGTTTGATGTGCTTCATCAACGGGGCACAGGTCACTGGGGAGGATCAGCCTCCAGCGCGGAATTGACAACTGCATTGTATTTCAACCGAATGAACATCAGGCCTGATAAACCTGATTGGGAGGATCGGGATCGATTTGTCCTGAGCAAAGGACATGCTTCCGTGAATCTATATACCGTGCTTGCCAGCAGAGGATATTTTCCTATCGAGGAACTGCCTGCGTTCAGGACTCTCGGTTCCCGGCTCCAGGGGCACCCCTGCATGGCCAAGCTGTGTGGAGTCGACATGTCCACAGGAGCTTTGGGACATGGAATCTCGGTCGGTCTCGGCATGGCCTTGGCGGCACAGTTGAGTGGCAGGAAGTATTGGACGTATGTGATGACCGGAGAAGGCTGCCTTGATGAAGGCCAGAGTTGGGAGGCCTTGTTGATGGCCGCAAAATACCGGCCGGAGCGCTTTGTCCTGATGGTCGACTACAACAAGGTTCAGCTTGACGGTACCCAGGATGAAATATTGCCGCTTGGACCGCTTGTGGACAAGTTCAGGGCTTTCGGCTGGAACGTATGTCCCCTCAGCCTGGACGGGAATGATACCGTGGACATCTGCAGGTCCTTCGACTGGTTGGACAGCGATGAAATATGGCCCAAAGTCGTCATATATGACACGGTCAAGGGCAAAGGAGTCTCCTTTTCCGAAGGCAAGAACACCTGGCATGGTGCTAAGATAACCGATGAAGCCTTTGAAAAGGGTAAGCCGGAACTAATGGAAGACATAAGGAAGAAGGAGGCTGTGCTATGA
- a CDS encoding transketolase family protein encodes MNLAMRDAFGRKLESLGATHPELVVLDADVSSSTKSTYFAKAFPNRFFNCGVAEGNLCGVASGLAASGYHPVVNAFAIFLALKGADQIRNDACYNKLPIIYAGAYGGLSDSFDGASHQSITDIAIMRAFPNMEVIVPSDATQAGQALEYALGVQGPVYIRLNRNEMPDLPVSDDFETGKVIRIRSGSDVTIAANGITASFANEAAGLLASRGIEAEVLSVPFVKPLDAKGLEESVARTGRLITVEEHNLMGGFYGAVCEKFARDGVCCDMDAVGLEDVFTETGDYIDLLAKYGISAEAIASKAEKLIGRHEERR; translated from the coding sequence ATGAACTTGGCTATGAGAGATGCTTTCGGCAGGAAGCTGGAAAGCCTGGGGGCGACCCACCCTGAATTGGTGGTATTGGATGCAGATGTCTCGTCTTCAACGAAGAGTACCTATTTTGCCAAGGCCTTTCCCAATCGTTTTTTCAACTGTGGTGTCGCGGAAGGGAACCTTTGCGGAGTCGCATCCGGCCTTGCTGCATCGGGATATCATCCTGTCGTCAATGCCTTTGCGATTTTCCTGGCACTCAAGGGAGCCGATCAGATAAGGAACGACGCCTGCTACAACAAGCTGCCGATCATATATGCCGGAGCCTATGGTGGTCTGTCTGATTCCTTCGACGGTGCGAGCCATCAATCCATCACGGACATTGCCATCATGCGGGCGTTCCCCAACATGGAGGTGATAGTCCCTAGTGATGCGACCCAGGCTGGACAGGCCCTTGAGTATGCATTGGGTGTACAGGGGCCCGTATACATACGGCTCAACCGAAACGAGATGCCGGACCTTCCCGTATCCGATGACTTCGAGACAGGAAAGGTGATCCGGATCCGTTCAGGTTCGGATGTCACGATCGCTGCGAACGGAATCACGGCATCTTTTGCCAATGAGGCTGCAGGTTTGCTTGCGTCAAGGGGCATTGAAGCCGAAGTCCTTTCCGTGCCGTTCGTAAAGCCGTTGGATGCCAAGGGACTTGAAGAAAGCGTCGCCAGGACAGGCCGGCTGATCACCGTGGAGGAGCACAACCTCATGGGTGGCTTCTATGGTGCTGTATGCGAGAAGTTTGCCCGTGACGGGGTCTGCTGCGACATGGATGCCGTCGGCCTCGAGGATGTCTTCACGGAAACCGGTGACTATATCGATCTGCTTGCAAAGTACGGGATCAGCGCCGAGGCCATTGCCTCGAAGGCAGAAAAGCTGATCGGCAGGCATGAAGAAAGGAGATGA
- a CDS encoding iron-containing alcohol dehydrogenase, giving the protein MDYKKKAYELLKEWKGDDYIFGLGVLDQVGRIALDYGKTALVVCNQTYMMPVLERVLGYLNASGVKLAGESVAPDAKPNAPREDVYRLVTYILQYKPDSIIAVGGGSTIDACKCASALATFGASVTPEVDHYFGTGIVTEGLSNTGKQLVPVIAVQTSASSGAHLTKYSNITDPVAGQKKLIVDPAIVPATSIFDYEVTATMPIKVTIDGALDAIAHTFEVYCGAKGDKLELCRDLAVTAISLCAENARTLVKDPKNLEAREAIGLATDLGGYAIMVGGTSGAHLTSFSLVDIVGHGTACGIMNPYYAVFYSKAIQPQLKVVGDIFRTYGYADASIGTLEGRALAEAVARAMIAYGKSIDAPTKLDELDGFGEKHIQRALKAAKDPQLKMKLQNMPVPMTADDVDSYMEPILRAAVGGDLSIIKEM; this is encoded by the coding sequence ATGGATTACAAGAAAAAAGCGTATGAACTGCTCAAGGAGTGGAAAGGTGACGACTATATCTTCGGGCTGGGTGTGCTGGATCAGGTAGGGCGGATCGCTTTAGACTATGGCAAGACGGCCTTGGTCGTCTGCAACCAGACCTATATGATGCCCGTTCTGGAACGTGTCCTCGGATACCTGAATGCTTCCGGGGTCAAGCTTGCAGGAGAGTCTGTGGCTCCCGATGCAAAGCCCAATGCTCCGAGAGAAGATGTCTATCGGTTGGTGACCTATATCCTCCAGTACAAGCCTGACTCGATCATCGCCGTTGGCGGTGGATCGACGATCGATGCCTGCAAATGCGCAAGCGCCCTTGCGACGTTCGGAGCTTCGGTGACTCCCGAGGTCGATCATTACTTCGGAACCGGAATCGTGACCGAGGGACTATCAAATACAGGCAAGCAGCTCGTTCCGGTCATCGCCGTGCAGACCTCCGCTTCGTCGGGAGCCCACCTGACCAAGTATTCGAACATAACCGATCCCGTAGCCGGTCAGAAGAAGCTCATCGTAGATCCTGCCATTGTGCCTGCCACCAGCATCTTTGACTATGAAGTGACGGCGACGATGCCGATCAAGGTTACCATTGACGGAGCCCTGGATGCCATAGCTCATACCTTCGAGGTGTATTGTGGTGCAAAGGGCGACAAGCTGGAACTATGTCGGGATCTGGCGGTCACGGCGATTTCCTTGTGTGCGGAGAATGCAAGAACCTTGGTTAAAGATCCGAAGAACCTCGAGGCGAGGGAAGCCATCGGACTTGCCACCGACCTGGGTGGCTATGCAATCATGGTAGGAGGTACCAGCGGAGCCCATCTTACAAGCTTTTCATTGGTCGATATCGTCGGGCATGGTACTGCTTGCGGCATCATGAATCCTTACTATGCTGTATTCTACTCCAAGGCCATCCAGCCTCAGCTGAAGGTCGTAGGTGATATATTCAGGACATATGGCTATGCCGATGCTTCCATCGGTACCCTTGAAGGTCGGGCTTTGGCGGAAGCCGTCGCACGGGCAATGATCGCCTATGGAAAGAGCATCGATGCCCCGACGAAGCTCGATGAGCTGGATGGGTTCGGAGAGAAGCACATCCAGAGGGCCTTGAAAGCCGCAAAAGATCCCCAGCTTAAGATGAAACTGCAGAATATGCCGGTACCGATGACCGCGGATGATGTCGATTCATACATGGAGCCGATCCTACGTGCAGCTGTCGGCGGTGATCTTTCCATCATCAAGGAAATGTAG
- a CDS encoding sugar ABC transporter ATP-binding protein, with the protein MEKVILEALGISKLFSGVVALQDVNFTLMEGDVHALMGENGAGKSTLSKIIAGILRSNGGKLSVRGEECSFCSTIEARWKGIAIVTQEFSLLPDFSIAENIFITNPAYYKHAFLKNRSKMLKDTVALLKLFNMQNSLKPYTKVNTLSVAQCQVIEILKAVSSGAEIIILDEPTASLSSKEIDQLFELILTLKGRGMSFIIVSHKIQEIYAISDRITVLRDGRGILDGVRTCELGQKELIKAMVGREVNDLYGSGLRRRCQDVNFQSSEIVFEAKDVSAAGGRVRHASFKLCKGQIVGFSGLIGAGRSEFMRSIFGADRRISGEVFLHGKKLDRVSIRKMMCSGIAYVSEDRKQEGLVQNMNVVRNINLAKLVCTPGFLLNRKREDEDCSQMIRKFNIKVPGFDALVKTLSGGNQQKVLLGKWMLIDPEVLIVDEPTRGIDIGAKADIYAILRELAGQGISIVMISSEIPEILGICDYVYIMREGRLTGAFPVEELDEEKIGYYSTLG; encoded by the coding sequence ATGGAAAAGGTAATATTGGAAGCCCTTGGGATTTCCAAGCTGTTCTCCGGCGTAGTCGCATTGCAGGATGTCAATTTTACCCTCATGGAAGGCGACGTGCACGCCTTGATGGGAGAAAACGGCGCCGGTAAGTCGACCCTTTCGAAGATAATCGCAGGAATTCTTAGAAGCAACGGGGGCAAGTTGTCGGTCAGAGGTGAGGAATGTAGCTTTTGCTCAACCATCGAAGCCAGGTGGAAAGGGATAGCCATCGTGACTCAAGAATTCAGCTTGTTGCCTGATTTCTCGATCGCCGAAAACATCTTCATCACCAACCCTGCATACTATAAACATGCTTTCCTCAAGAACCGTTCGAAGATGTTGAAGGATACCGTCGCCTTGCTGAAACTATTCAACATGCAGAATTCTCTCAAGCCGTATACAAAGGTAAATACGCTGTCTGTCGCCCAGTGTCAGGTCATCGAGATACTGAAGGCTGTTTCCTCCGGTGCAGAAATCATCATACTCGACGAGCCTACGGCTTCATTGTCCAGCAAGGAAATCGACCAATTGTTCGAATTGATCCTGACCTTGAAAGGACGGGGTATGTCCTTCATCATCGTATCGCATAAGATACAAGAAATCTATGCGATATCGGATCGCATCACCGTACTGCGCGACGGTCGCGGGATACTGGATGGTGTAAGGACCTGTGAACTTGGACAGAAGGAGTTGATCAAGGCTATGGTCGGCAGGGAGGTCAATGATCTGTATGGTTCCGGTCTACGGCGCCGTTGTCAAGATGTCAACTTCCAGTCCAGCGAAATCGTGTTTGAAGCGAAAGATGTCTCGGCTGCCGGAGGTCGGGTCCGTCATGCATCCTTCAAACTGTGCAAAGGCCAGATCGTTGGTTTTTCCGGACTGATAGGGGCAGGACGGTCCGAGTTCATGCGGAGTATCTTCGGTGCGGACAGACGTATTTCAGGAGAAGTGTTCCTTCATGGGAAGAAACTTGATCGGGTTTCCATCAGGAAGATGATGTGTTCCGGAATTGCCTATGTATCGGAGGACCGGAAGCAGGAAGGATTAGTTCAGAACATGAATGTAGTTAGGAACATCAATCTTGCTAAACTCGTCTGCACGCCTGGTTTCCTGCTAAACAGGAAGCGGGAAGATGAGGATTGTTCCCAGATGATCAGGAAATTCAACATCAAGGTTCCTGGATTCGATGCCCTGGTGAAGACCCTTTCAGGAGGAAACCAGCAGAAGGTCCTGCTGGGAAAATGGATGCTCATCGATCCGGAAGTTCTTATCGTCGATGAACCTACCAGGGGCATCGATATAGGAGCCAAGGCCGATATCTATGCGATTCTACGTGAGTTGGCGGGACAGGGAATTTCCATCGTCATGATTTCTTCTGAAATTCCGGAGATCCTCGGAATATGTGATTATGTCTATATCATGCGTGAGGGACGGCTGACCGGTGCATTCCCCGTTGAGGAACTGGACGAAGAAAAGATCGGATATTATTCGACGTTAGGTTAG
- a CDS encoding ABC transporter permease, which yields MLVSRIRSSRLGQEYKSELTMFFIFIVFFIAMSFASPYFFTKNNILNVMSQVSVNSMLAIGMTIVIITAGIDLSVGAILGLSGMVGGMVLMNTHNIMLGVLVILCISVVVGVVNGFLIGYLSMPAFIVTLGIMEICRSLDYVISDANTASKFPSGFAFLGKSKVFGSLPFYVIFIIVMFLFFSWLLSRTKFGRFLYAIGSNAEAARLTGINIKFNVMMAYVVSGLMCGFGAWMMTSRLMACDPTYGVGNEMDAIAAAVIGGTSMSGGKGTMAGTFIGVLLVGFLRNALNILGVNPFWQGTVIGTVIIVAVMAEQLSKLNHRS from the coding sequence ATGCTGGTGTCAAGAATTCGCAGCAGCAGGTTGGGGCAGGAATACAAATCAGAGTTGACAATGTTTTTTATTTTCATTGTTTTCTTTATTGCCATGAGCTTTGCCTCGCCTTATTTCTTTACGAAAAACAATATACTTAATGTGATGAGTCAGGTTTCGGTAAACTCCATGTTGGCGATAGGCATGACGATCGTCATCATTACAGCTGGAATCGACTTGTCGGTCGGGGCGATTCTTGGATTATCCGGCATGGTCGGTGGAATGGTGCTGATGAACACCCACAACATCATGCTTGGCGTCTTAGTCATCCTATGTATTTCCGTGGTGGTCGGTGTCGTTAATGGTTTTTTGATCGGATACCTCAGTATGCCGGCATTCATCGTTACATTGGGGATCATGGAGATCTGCAGGAGCCTGGATTATGTGATATCCGATGCCAATACGGCTTCTAAGTTTCCTTCCGGCTTTGCTTTCCTGGGCAAGAGTAAGGTGTTCGGCAGCCTGCCCTTTTATGTCATCTTCATCATCGTGATGTTTCTGTTTTTCTCATGGTTGCTGTCAAGGACCAAGTTCGGTCGTTTCCTCTATGCGATCGGTTCCAATGCAGAGGCTGCTAGACTTACGGGTATAAACATCAAGTTCAACGTCATGATGGCCTATGTGGTTTCCGGATTAATGTGCGGGTTCGGCGCTTGGATGATGACTTCTCGCCTGATGGCATGCGACCCGACCTATGGGGTAGGTAATGAAATGGATGCAATCGCCGCCGCGGTCATAGGCGGGACTTCCATGAGCGGCGGAAAAGGAACCATGGCTGGAACCTTCATCGGTGTTCTGCTTGTCGGTTTCCTGCGCAATGCACTCAATATCTTGGGCGTCAATCCTTTTTGGCAGGGAACGGTAATAGGTACTGTGATAATCGTGGCTGTTATGGCTGAGCAACTTTCCAAGTTGAATCATCGCAGCTGA
- a CDS encoding cyclase family protein: MNDINLDDRKCFDMSQPVYDHCPGWPTYEPTIVRLEAEHEKDGFQAEQIRLNSHTGTHMDAPFHFFPSGRTIDEIPIGNFMGHALLVDLRGAIKLKEGISPSHIERYIGNISKDDIILINTGWSHMRGFEEIYHHDWPYLTAEISELFVAKHIKGVGIDCMSIGGWYEGTGRPAHEVLLSHDIWAVEEIYFPDELMEAESCFFMALPLKWRHFSGAPVRAVGII; the protein is encoded by the coding sequence ATGAATGACATCAACTTAGACGACAGAAAATGCTTTGATATGTCCCAGCCGGTATACGACCATTGCCCCGGCTGGCCGACATATGAACCAACGATCGTAAGGCTGGAAGCAGAGCACGAGAAGGACGGATTCCAGGCAGAACAGATCCGTCTGAATAGTCATACGGGCACACACATGGATGCCCCGTTCCACTTTTTCCCCTCCGGAAGAACAATCGATGAAATTCCTATCGGGAATTTCATGGGACATGCACTGCTCGTCGACCTGAGGGGGGCCATCAAGCTGAAAGAAGGAATATCACCTTCGCATATTGAACGCTACATTGGGAACATTAGTAAGGATGACATCATCTTGATCAACACCGGATGGTCCCATATGCGGGGATTCGAAGAAATCTACCACCATGACTGGCCTTATTTGACGGCAGAAATTTCCGAATTGTTCGTCGCCAAGCACATCAAGGGAGTCGGCATAGATTGCATGAGTATCGGCGGATGGTATGAAGGCACAGGCCGGCCCGCACATGAAGTGTTGCTCTCCCATGATATATGGGCGGTGGAAGAAATATATTTCCCGGACGAATTGATGGAAGCCGAAAGTTGTTTCTTCATGGCTCTTCCGCTGAAATGGCGGCATTTCTCCGGAGCTCCGGTACGGGCAGTAGGTATCATCTGA
- a CDS encoding substrate-binding domain-containing protein → MKKVTCLISMGLILGASLFANGQQEVTVGGTKVGGYNVAYITPSLDVPFWRYIRHGIESEVKILNANSSVVTYDSKNSANTQSSNVQDAITKQVDAIIVSPTDSASCTNVLELAEDAGIPVVICDIGTDGGTYAAFISTNNKAGAKELGEYVAMKLKKGDEVAQIALNQARINGVLRKEGFNEGIATVGAVDVGFKQMEKVNRQEGETYTQDLITAHPELKAIFCHSEDPSMGCCSALESAGRTDVMVVGFDCSPDVVEAIQDGRMLATAAQQPVLMGRKAADCIDKILQGETVEKEIKMNTLLVTQDNIGSIYTTLKEVALTDE, encoded by the coding sequence ATGAAAAAGGTTACGTGTCTCATCAGCATGGGACTCATCCTTGGAGCAAGTCTCTTTGCAAACGGGCAGCAGGAAGTGACAGTCGGCGGAACAAAGGTCGGTGGATACAACGTCGCCTATATCACTCCATCACTAGACGTACCGTTCTGGCGATATATACGACATGGCATCGAATCCGAGGTCAAGATACTCAATGCGAATTCTTCTGTAGTGACTTATGATTCAAAGAACAGCGCAAACACGCAGTCCTCGAACGTCCAGGATGCCATCACGAAGCAAGTGGATGCAATTATCGTATCACCGACCGACAGCGCATCATGTACAAATGTACTAGAATTAGCTGAAGATGCAGGGATTCCCGTGGTTATTTGCGATATCGGCACCGATGGAGGAACCTATGCAGCCTTCATCTCGACGAACAACAAGGCCGGAGCAAAGGAATTGGGCGAATACGTAGCTATGAAACTGAAGAAAGGAGATGAAGTGGCCCAAATAGCCTTGAACCAAGCAAGGATCAACGGAGTATTGAGAAAGGAAGGATTCAACGAAGGAATCGCAACGGTCGGTGCCGTCGACGTTGGCTTCAAACAGATGGAGAAGGTCAACAGACAGGAAGGTGAAACCTATACGCAGGACCTCATCACAGCCCATCCCGAACTCAAGGCAATTTTCTGCCACTCGGAAGATCCTTCGATGGGATGTTGCTCGGCCCTGGAATCCGCAGGTCGTACAGACGTAATGGTCGTAGGATTCGACTGTTCTCCTGATGTCGTAGAAGCGATCCAAGACGGACGCATGCTTGCAACGGCCGCTCAACAACCTGTGCTCATGGGACGCAAGGCCGCCGATTGCATCGACAAGATCCTACAAGGAGAAACAGTTGAAAAAGAAATTAAGATGAACACCCTGCTGGTGACCCAAGACAACATCGGGTCGATCTATACAACGCTCAAAGAAGTCGCCTTGACAGATGAATGA
- a CDS encoding acyl-[acyl-carrier-protein] thioesterase — MKQVSRYTTEHTVMYSETDARGVLSLPSFFALFQEAALLNAEELEFGETYSKQENLMWVLSRLLLEIDTFPKHRDQLKVSTWPKQPQGPFAIRDYILESEEGTVCARATSSWLLLKLDTMRPIRPQTIFADLSLDGLGLAVGETAPKISEIDNDSTQEMEVTARYSDLDQNNHVNNTRYVRWFLDCYTPEEITISGKLHFAINYLQAASYGDKVLLRRYDTESDSSVYGYLEDGTPSFSARIGRKSD, encoded by the coding sequence ATGAAACAAGTATCAAGATACACAACAGAACATACCGTGATGTACAGCGAAACCGATGCAAGGGGAGTATTGTCCCTTCCTTCCTTCTTCGCGCTCTTTCAGGAAGCCGCACTCCTTAATGCAGAGGAACTGGAATTTGGAGAAACATACAGTAAACAGGAAAATCTGATGTGGGTGCTTTCCCGCTTACTTCTCGAAATCGATACATTTCCGAAGCATCGGGACCAATTAAAAGTAAGCACTTGGCCCAAACAGCCGCAGGGCCCCTTTGCCATACGTGATTATATTCTTGAATCGGAAGAGGGAACGGTCTGCGCCCGCGCGACAAGCTCCTGGCTGCTGCTAAAATTGGATACCATGCGTCCGATACGGCCTCAGACGATATTCGCCGATCTCTCTTTGGATGGCCTTGGACTTGCCGTAGGGGAAACGGCACCTAAAATTTCGGAAATCGACAACGACAGTACGCAAGAGATGGAGGTCACAGCGCGTTATTCAGATCTCGATCAGAACAACCATGTAAACAACACCCGCTATGTCCGCTGGTTTCTGGATTGTTATACCCCCGAAGAGATCACCATAAGCGGGAAGCTTCACTTTGCCATTAACTATCTGCAGGCGGCATCGTATGGCGACAAGGTATTACTTCGGCGATACGATACCGAATCGGATTCATCGGTTTACGGCTATCTTGAAGACGGTACCCCCTCGTTCTCAGCCCGGATAGGACGGAAAAGTGATTAA